From a region of the Podarcis muralis chromosome 16, rPodMur119.hap1.1, whole genome shotgun sequence genome:
- the LOC114586968 gene encoding solute carrier family 22 member 20-like: MAFNDVLESIGGVGRFQISQITFLLISVCLIGCHNFLQNFTAAVPDHHCKPLLPTNQTLPSSYTQSTAEGVLLKAPVPIDQNWKPEKCLQFAMSWRRLLSPNATVEVGDSATQVHTELCTGGWVYDVSVFESTIVTEWNLVCDLQNLRDVAQSLYMAGVLVGAGVFGVLSDRWVVVVMNVRFGRRKPLIWSYLQIAIAGTITAFLPSFSSYCAFRFLAGMTFSGIMLNSLSLILEWMPNKGRTVAGALLGYFVTFGQIVLAGVAYRVRNWRWLQLSVSAPFFIIFVCSWPLPRPAKFLPLISPPPAQVLHSYMQMEAGSLKSRRTVFDLFRSPVLRRVTCCLMVVWFSSSFSYYGLAMDVQKFGLNIFVVQVLFGAIDLPVVLLSTLAMVFIGRRLTMAGFLSLAGLLVFVNMFVPDGKLLYGFLTCICLGH, from the exons ATGGCATTCAATGATGTCTTGGAGTCTATCGGAGGAGTTGGCCGCTTCCAGATCTCGCAAATCACCTTCTTGCTGATCTCTGTATGCCTTATTGGTTGCCACAACTTCCTGCAGAACTTCACTGCCGCTGTTCCAGACCACCACTGCAAGCCTTTGCTGCCCACCAACCAGACCTTGCCCTCTAGCTACACCCAAAGCACAGCAGAAGGAGTCTTGCTGAAGGCACCTGTCCCCATAGACCAGAATTGGAAGCCGGAGAAGTGTCTCCAGTTTGCCATGAGTTGGCGGCGCCTATTGAGCCCAAATGCGACTGTGGAGGTTGGGGACTCTGCCACACAGGTGCACACCGAACTCTGCACAGGTGGATGGGTCTATGATGTGAGTGTGTTCGAGTCTACCATTGTGACGGAG TGGAATTTGGTGTGTGACCTACAGAACCTGAGAGATGTAGCCCAGTCACTCTACATGGCTggtgtgctggttggggctggggTGTTTGGAGTCTTATCGGACAGGTGGGTGGTTGTTGTGATGAATGTTAG GTTTGGCAGGCGCAAACCTCTGATCTGGTCATATCTGCAAATTGCCATCGCTGGCACCATCACAGCATTCCTGCCCAGCTTCAGCAGCTACTGCGCCTTCCGCTTCCTGGCTGGCATGACGTTTTCAGGAATCATGCTAAATTCTCTGTCCTTGA TTCTGGAGTGGATGCCCAACAAGGGCCGGACAGTGGCAGGTGCCCTCTTAGGTTATTTTGTCACCTTTGGGCAGATCGTCTTGGCAGGAGTTGCATACAGAGTCAGAAACTGGCGCTGGCTCCAACTCTCCGTCTCGGCACCATTTTTCATCATTTTTGTCTGTTCATG GCCCCTGCCCAGGCCTGCCAAATTCCTTCCACTCATTTCACCCCCTCCTGCACAGGTATTGCATTCCTACATGCAGATGGAAGCTGGAAGTCTGAAATCCCGGCGGACTGTCTTTGACCTGTTTCGCAGTCCAGTCTTGCGGAGGGTCACCTGCTGCCTCATGGTTGTCTG GTTTTCCAGTTCCTTTTCTTATTACGGCTTGGCGATGGACGTGCAAAAATTTGGCCTGAACATCTTTGTGGTGCAGGTGTTGTTTGGAGCAATCGACCTTCCTGTTGTGCTGCTGTCCACCCTTGCCATGGTCTTCATCGGGCGCCGCCTTACCATGGCCGGCTTCCTATCCCTCGCTGGGCTCCTGGTGTTCGTCAACATGTTTGTGCCAGATGGCAAGTTGCTTTATGGGTTTTTGACCTGCATCTGCTTGGGTCACTGA